The Carassius gibelio isolate Cgi1373 ecotype wild population from Czech Republic chromosome B18, carGib1.2-hapl.c, whole genome shotgun sequence sequence CTACAACGAggcagttcattcattcattggtcTATAGCgcaattatatgtaaataataatgataattgttattattcttgattatttgtttttaccaAAACAGATGGTTTCTAATACGTAATCAAAAAGAGTTGTGGAAAATTTAGAAAAAgactaatatttatttcattgtgcACGGTCCGTTGAGTTGGGGTTGCCCTTTCGTTGCCTGCAGAGGGTTTAATATAACGTCACGTTTTTTTccccagaatcatggcgagccaGGAGATGCGGTTAAATCACACGATTTACATCAACAACTTAAATGAAAAGATCAAAAAAGATGGTATGGTTCTGtctgccttttttcttttcttttttttttttggtaaattgtTCATGTTGCGAACCTTTCCTCTTCTTTTGATAGAGCTAAAGAAGTCGTTGTATGCCATATTCTCCCAGTTTGGACAAATTCTGGACATCCTTGTTTCTCCTACACTGAAAATGAGGGGTCAGGCCTTTGTGATCTTTAAAGAGATCAACAGCGCTTCCAGTGCACTCCGCTCCATGCAAGGATTTCCATTTTATGATAAACCTATGGTaagatatgtgtgtgtatgtttgtgcttgtatatgtgtttatgtatgcatgcatacatacacacatatttatttatttatttatttattagtggtgggtatagatttttttatatatatatatatatatagattaatctcactgtgatcttgaaattaacctagattaatctagatttagatTAAAATGGATcgtttgaattctgccgaaggcattcagagtatgtatgctacccaaataaaatattgacaaaaagtaagcctttgagaaggggtttatcaagctaggtggtgcattagaccaggggatcatctcctgtttccaaaatgcatcacaaactgcttcaGAATGTGGTAAACTAATTCCATACTGcgcaaggtgcaaacaacattatgcctgtttcacacatactctgtctgcagtgcatatttttttatgcacccatgttaatggattccagttgcgttccagtagtggtgcgtctgcagcagtgcagtgatcctttacgtaacgcacacggactgcatacacactgaagacagtatgtgtgaaacaggcgtgcgtcttgtcgaggtttccacaGGGAaaatccctgaagcaaacccggctGCTTCCACtccatccatgttagcacgtcatgtttgatgtggtaatttcacagtaggcatacacacaggttcgaAGACTCGTTCTCACCCCCAACAGTTGAATTTGGCTACTTCAGCGCTAAagtatcaaggtgaaagtcatcatagctcgcataggttctggtcatataattacaatataatcaaaatttatttcactaattccacagactgatatatttcaaatgtttatttattttaactttattaatataactgacaactaaggaaaatcccaaattcagtatctcagaaaatgtgaatattgagaaaaggttcaatattgaagacacctggtgccacactcaaaacacctgcaaaggtcttTAAATgctctctcagtctagttctgtaggctacacaattatggggaagactgctgacctgacagttgtccaaaagacgaccattgacaccttgcacaaggagggcatgacacaaaaggtcattgcagaagaggctggctgttcacagagctctgtgtccaagcaccatcaatagagaggcgaagggaaggaaaagatctGGTAGAAATAAAGTTTACAAGCaatatagggataaccacaccctggagagaattgtgaaacaaaacccattcaaaaatgtgggtgaGATTcaaaaagagtggactgcagccgGAGTCAtactattgtaatattattatgagATGGATAGATATACACACACTTAAGTTGATGTTTTAAAACCAAGATGTTGTGATCTGAACTAAAACGCTCTTAAAATCTATTCACAGCGTATTCAGTATTCGAAGCAGGACTCTGACATCATTGCAAAAATGAAGGGCACATATGTGGAGCGAGACCgtaagaaagagaagaaaaagcctaAAGCTCCCGAAGCAGGTGCTGGGAAGAAGGCTTCTGCTGCCACCGCTGCTATGGCCGGAGTACCTGCAGCCATGCCGGTCCGTATATTTGGGGATTTGTGTTCTGTTGACTCCATTGTGGTCTGTTTTCAGGCTgttattgatttgttttatttttgtttggtcATTTACAGGGAATGCCACCCATGGGCCAAAACCCTCGCATGATGCCAATGCCTGGTCAGCCTCCCTACATGCCTCCGCCGGGTATGATGCCTCCTCCTGGCATGGCCCCCGGGCAGATGCCTCCTGGGGCCATGCCTCCAGGTCAGATGATGCCAGGACAAATGCCTGGCCAGATGCCACAGCAGGTCAGTAAAAACTGGAATGTACCTTTTGTATTAATGATGTACAGAATATTATGTAGAATTAGTtatcaattaatcaaatttaataagtttgtgaatataaatgtaaattgcaCATAAGGCTGCTTTTATATTAACTTCATGTGGGAAttgatttgaaacatttaaacttACAGTAATTTGCTGTCATAACTTGTTTTCATGTCTGTTTCACTTCAGTAGTGGATCGGAGAACCCGAATGGTTCACTCATGCTCCGTGCtgccgcttgaactgaggcaGATATGGCTATAGCTATagattttgttatattataatatttttatattatagtgCATTAGAGTGTCAAAGCGCTTAGTGTAATTATTGGATGGTTGGTGTGGAATATTTAGTGAAGTTTTGTTCACACTATTTTGTCATTTTGCTGTCAATCCAGCCCTAGCATCTAGACTGCTTGCATATTAACATGTTGTAGTTTATccactttttgtttaaaaatggaCACAGACGCAAACAATGTCATTGGAGGAGCACTAATTAAGCATCATCATTTTAGTCCATGATTTCAGTTTCGACTGTATATTTTCAGTTGCTGACTCTTTGATTTAATAACACTTTGTCTGTAGGTGTCAGAGAACCCTCCCAACCATATCCTGTTTCTCACCAATCTCCCAGAGGAGACGAACGAGCTCATGCTGTCTATGCTGTTCAAccagtgagtgtttgtttgttttgttctgaaaCCGTCGCTCTTGAACCTTGCTCAGTGGGGTGCTGGTCAAATTCCGTTTGAAGTATTTGGTTATTTTTTGCTAAATACAGTACCACTTTTTTTTCCTCATAGGTTTCCCGGATTCAAAGAAGTCCGTCTCGTCCCGGGGCGTCACGACATCGCTTTTGTGGAGTTTGATAATGAGGTGCAGGCGGGTGCAGCCAGAGAAGCTCTGCAAGGCTTTAAGATCACACAGAGCAATGCAATGAAAATCTCATTTGCAAAGAAATAACTTTCACGTGTATGCAGCTTCTATGAAAAATGGCAGTTATACACGGGCCTGCATTTAGAAACCACTGACCCCTGGCGACAGTTCAGTTTAATTTAGGATGAATAGGTTACATGCACGCCATACAAAAGAAAAAGTCCAGAGAtgaaatgtgaatttttatttgAAGGGACCTTCCTAGCTGTGCCCATTAGATCTGTAATGCATAATGCAAGGTAAGAAGTCAATGGAAAGGTTTACCCCACTCCCCCCTATtcatcttttaacttttatttcctCTTCTGAGATGGTCGGCTTTGGTGAGTTTGTAAGTATGCAGggcttttttttaattctaataatgTGAAAGCATTGCACCCAGAGTCTGGTTCCCAGACATTATACCTGGagctttgatgtttttattaaatcacaATGTTTTTCATGTTGCCTTCTGCTTGTTATTTCTCTTGATGTGGGATTTGAGATGGTTTGAGAATGGTGGGGTGTTCATGTGCAGTCAGGGTCACACAAGTATTGCCCTTTTAATGGAGCACATTCATTATATACACTAACAGTCAAAAGATTCTGAAAAGTAAATATTAGTTCTCTTCTGCTTACCAAAcctgcgtttatttgatccaaaatacagcaaaagcagaaatatttttactattttaaatgcCTGctattctatttgaatatatattttgaaatttaatttattcctgtgaccaaAGTTACAATTTTTGcatgattactccagtctttagtgtcatattattcttcagaaatcatcctttTATCCCGATTTGTTCAAGTAAGTTtatcaacatttaaaactgattattactttctttttttccgGTATTATGTGATCAAAAGTGAAAATAGACTGTTACAAAAAATTCTATTTCCGGTaaaatgctgttcattttaactttattttcatcaaagaaacctaaaaaaaattctactctgctgttttcaacacgtttttttgagcagaaaattacaatattacaaaaaattttatattacaatgatttctgactgATCGTGACTGGAGTGATGCTAAAAActcttaaaattttaaaatcacagGACTAAATTGCATTCTATAcaattagattacattttaaaatgtattcaaatagaaaagttattttaaatagtaaaaatgtttGACAGTATTACAGCTTTTGCAgtatttggatcaaataaatgtgggCTTGGTGAGAAGAAGAGACACAAATAACATTGTGCATGTTTGAAAATgtcggttaaaaaaaaaaaaactcagaaaagaTACATTGAAAATGTTGAAAGACAATTATAGTTTTACATAATAGGTTTCCAATGATGAGTCATGAAACaatgcatcactgtttccacaaaagtattagACAGGGAAATCTTTTCAACATTGGCAGGAAGAACCATCATTGAGTGCCAGATCGccatattaaaatcatatatgAAAGATCAactgatactgaagactggagaaatgactgctaaaaattcagctttgccaacacatGAATAGTTACAAAAagtagtttaaaatgtaataatagaaaacattttaaagttaaacttttgaTTATGATTATACCTTGTCCAGTTTGaagagtagtgtgtgtgtgtctttatgaaACCGGACTGAGCCACAATTTACTGTTCAAGTCCACTTTTTCATGACACGTGTCCTTGTTCGCAAGCTTTTAGAAGTAGTTCAGTTCGTCCCACCATCCATCAGTCATGATTTCCTCTGAAACTTCACATAGTTCATGAAGATGTCAGCCATCCTGAGCCTGAGTCTTTCTTTAGTGTGCTTCCACAGCATCTTGCGCCAGTCCTTGTTACTTGTGGTTGTCCTTGTCTGTCACTCATCCTTTTGAAGTAGAAGCCAGCTAACTCCGGGCATCTTCTCATCTCAGTGACAGTCTACATCCAAATTGGCTTTTGGGCAGGGAGAAGTGGGGACAATTATTCCTTTGACATCAAACATTCCAAAATCCCTAAAAACATAAGCAGCCTTGATCATGCATAAGTGTATGTGACTCTTTGATTCAGTGGTTTATTGATCTTCAGACTTCAAGCCTTAAGTCTGATTACTTAGGAATTTACTTTATTCCCCATTTGTTGGCTACTCAAATGTATAAACCCAAAATTATGAGTGAATGACAAACATTTTGTTCTGTTATGAAATTAATCACGTCCAGAAGGCATCAGATGTGGTTTATGCCAGTGCATTCACAAACTCATAATAAACTGATCCTCCTGGTTGAGCTCATACACACAGTCTCTTTAATCTCGATAAGTGAGAGAATGCTGCTGAAGTGAAATCACCCTCTCGTGGTCTGGGAGTCTTTGTGAATATAGTATAGAGGTAATTTACTCTTCAATTAAGTTTGAGGGACTCTGAACAGTCAGCTGTATAATAGGGGCCGCCTTGAGTTACATTGTGTTGTGACCTAAATGATTAGGTCAACTTTTTTTCTGTGTACAAAAACGTGCATTCTTCTGCAGTTTTCCCAAGCCTCTGCATGCTCCACTGTTTTGCTTTGAGAAAAACCTGACCTTAACTGCTGctggtgctgtgtgtgtgtgtcttatggAATTGGCGTCATGCCTAGCAGTTTGTTGTCCACCAACACTACCCCCTTTGAGTCACAGAACAGACACTTCTTATGCCAGTAATGTGTGGGACAGCTGTCCCCACGCTGATCATATGACTAAACCACAGGTTGGTCGGTTTGAGAAAACGATAGTACAATGCTTAATCACTTTGTGCTTTGTCTGGAATCCAAATAGGCCCACAAACTGACCCCAAAATGGTCTCCAGCTTAGATATAGGTGTACTGTAGGTTTAGTTTATTCTTTGTTTAGTATGTGTTGCTTTATTTCCATTCCAAATTCTGAGCAAATATGAGGACGTAAGTTGTCTTTGTGAGTCCATAGGGACTGGCTTTCTTTACCTTTCCATGTTAATCACCAACTTTCAGTTCACAATGAGTGCAGCAGATGGAGACATTTACTGGTGTAGCCTACTGTTTATGGTTGGGAGGTTTGTACCTAAAGAGGACAATCCATATCTTCCCATTCATCTCAGTGGAAGATAGATTCTCTGCTTTTGGAAATACGTTACATAGGCTGCCAACTTGGCTTTTCCTGGAAACAATTGTTACATGAATGCAACCCctgatgaaaaacaaaatgatagACACCGTAgcaaaatttgtaatggttttattgGTTATAGTGGTACTGGTTTTAATGGAAATTATTGACCCTTTGGGTATCTACTAATTGGTCGCCTGTTGGTGGCTTGTTGAAACCACTAAATCCTAATGGAATGTCTCTAAATAATAGCCTACACTAGGCCTACAGAAAaccatttataaaaatgattttaattgttaaaagttgatggtttgtaatgtttgtaatggtATTTGATACCATTAAACATTTCTGTGATGgggttttttttcagcagggactAATAATATTAGTAGGCTCCATTTTATTGGTTTAAGCACACTACGTAAATTGTCTGTCACTGCTGTTAGTTTATCTGTACAGTAATTATAAAATGGTAATTTAATGAAGTAGCCTactaaaagaaaggaaaaatcaTCAGAACACAGCCGTACAGGTAATTCCCGCCAACAGCTGAAAACTGATGTCATTATCTCTGAACATCAGCTCGCTGCGCGGCTTTAGAGTCAGTAAGAATAAAGAGCCATTAACATTCAAATGTGTCGAGGTCAGCGCCACTCTATGCTAATCACAGACGGACTTGAAGAGCCCTCTGTTCTGACCATGGGTCACTCTACTTTTGGGAAATAACCAGTTTCCAGGGATATGCGCGTCAACAAGTCCATCCCGTCGCGAATGAGTGGAGGGAAACAGGATCGAGTCAATAAAATCGGTTCATTATATTTTCAGCATAAAACGGATGCTTTGTTTCGTTGTAACTGCCTCCATGCCTGTACAGTGGAAAGTTCATTCATTCTAGATATGGAGATCTGGGAAGTGGCAATGTGACACCGAAATGCAGGGTGTGCTTTTAATTTCCCCAATATTAGCCTCAAGTCAAAAGTCTGGTTTATAGGCTGAGCTGGTTTAAAAAGATCTCTGGCTCTGCCTGACCATCTGAAAAGTGGTCAAAACCACTCAAAAACCAGTAAACAACCCAGAATAGACACTATACttctataattacattttttgtttgtttgtttatttcttcatcaatgTAGAATTGCAGTCAGTATATAAGACTAATGTGTGTGGTCCTCAATAAAGAATCTTCCagtaaacacaaaaatatttagtcTTTGTTCAATGTTCACATATCCGTAGTCAATTTGGGTGCAACAGGGCCCCACAAACACTATTTGGCATCCAAACCTTGTGGGTTTATTGCTTTGTCCTCACCCAACGACCTAATGATTAAGTCAGAGAAAGCATGCCGCTTCCTCTTTTAGCCCATGATGTGATAACAAGCCGGCGGTAGTGTAAATGTGCATGAGTATTGAATGTAACAACCTCTCTGTCTATTTTCTTCCCTCTGACAGGGTCTTTTAATTGGTGCCGCAACACTTTGATCATGCTCAGAGATTAAGTGAAGCTTGAGACCTATTATTTCTGAACCGCCATGGGAGTACACATGAAAAGAAACCCTTCTGAGAATTTCCAgggcagtgcattatgggatagCATAGTTTCACAATTTATTTGTTACAAATGATACTGTGACTTCAGAAACAGGACCAGTATAGAATTGTAGAGTCTGGGTGATTTTGTTTTGTATGGCAGAGGATGGACCCTTTTCTGTCATTTATAAATTGtagtaattgttaaaaaaaaaatagaaggatttttttattattatttttttatccagtATCATATCTATGCAAGAAAGGTTTGTACAATTTTATTCATGACCAGCACCCTCCTAAGGTGGCAGTAGAAGgtgtatttgaaaaatataaagttGTGAAATATAAAGGTTTCAAAGGACACACcatcattttttaactgtaagtAGActatccattattttattttttttatgatttataatgatTCTTTAATTCGTGGTAACTGACAGAACTGTTTAATTTGACTTAGCTATCCACAAAAGATTTTCATAACCTACATTCCAGcgaacaaaaatattttctaagaAAATTGGTGACATTCCTATTAAAGTAGGCCTATTTGAAAATTGGAAATATtccctttttaaaatatataaaaaatgggaCCTAACTAAaaccattcagaaaaaaaaaaaatccattaataaTGTATCCATAATATTTAATGGTTTGCAATCATTTTGAAtgaacattctattaatgttacttTAAGATTGCTTGATTGATATTGAGAGAACCTTGAACTTTGAATCAGAACCTTGCCCGAATCGTACTAAAGTTCTGAGAATGTTTCCTGTGAGCTGAGATCTTAAAACTAGAAAGACGTCTGACCAGACGACGAGGATCGTTTCATATTTTGCAACAATGCATTTCTGCCAGACTCACAAAGCACAAAATAACTGCATTCTACTGTaacactttttgttgtttttaacatttgttaGCACGTTTATCTTTTTGTTCTGTATTTGATTCCAGTTTTTTTGTgtattattaacttatttttgaATCAAATGGATGGTAAATAGATGATTAGTAAGATAAAGCTGACTACctaatttaaatgtacatatttactaTTGTGTACATATTGTTTCTattatcttgtgtgtgtgtgtgtgtgtgtattttaagaatgctGCTGTTAAAACCCCATTTTGTAACAATACCGACATATTGTAAACTAGTCTACATCAGTCCGTAACAATATGTCGATATTGTATTCAAGTTAGATACAGGTGACGGATATTCCCCTGCGGAGGACACACCCTCTACTGGCAACTTTACCGCTCGCGCTTCCCACGGTGATGCGCAGTCTCGCTCTCATCGCTCGCGCTGTGCTTTGGGAGGGCATCGGGAAAGCCTATCCAGCTGACGTGAGGGAAAGAGCTGCTTTAAGTGAGTGGGAATGTAAATGGGATGAAAGCTCAAGTCACTGGGTCAGCAGGTCGAACATTCAAAGCTTCTTAACTGTAGCAGgtggaaggaggaggaggagcgccCTGGACTCCGCGCGGAGTGTGGAAAGACATCAGTGGTCTTTTCATTTACCTGTGCCACATTTACTTTGCTCGTATTCGCACTGTGTCTTCACGATGGACACATGGACAGCGTAAAGAAAGCGTCACCAAACAGAGGAACGCTTTTCCGCACGCACAGACCAAGTGCGCAAATGTCTGCTATGAGAatggacagagacagaaagagttgGCACTCCTGGGAGAGCTCGAGTACGGACAGAAGGAGTGCTGCTCGGTCGATGAAAAGGGATGTAAAGCGCGGACAGCACTGGACCGTCATTCTCCTGCTCGCGCTCGCGCTGCAGCCGCAGGTAAGCCGCTCATTACGCGCTATTTTCAGCCTGCTGTCACTTTTTTTTCCACGGGTGTTTTCTCTCCAGAGCTTTACACGGACAATCCTCGGTGGTTATTAAGCGCAGTGCTGTTTTGTCTTTAGCGCTGGTTACAACTACAAGTGGTTTGCAACAGGACACGAATGATTTAATGACTTTCAGGCAGCTGAACTTTTAAAGCAGTCGGTTGAGGCTCATCTTGCGCATACAAAGCGTAATCTTAaagatttattaatacatttatgttgtGCATATCTATAATTATGTGATAAatatagtaattttgtttttgtcGACACCGTCTGAAATTGACAGCTGTTGCTATGGCTACCTCCTCAAGCAAAGACGATTTGTAAACTTTTGtgatagcatttatttatttatttatataaacaatacaCACTTTAAACACACCCAACCTtcgtattttatgtttttaatttggtGTGCATTACATTCTACACCTGTGTGCAGGAGAGACCTGTGCTGTGACCGTCTGCAGCCACCTGTTGTGCCGTCTTTCTTTGTTGCGCGCCGGACTTGTCTCTCTTTTTGGGCGTGTTGCCTTGATTTCCATGCTGATATGAATGTCTCATGTCAGCTATGGTTCATATACAACAAAATATCTGACGCACACGACAATTTGTTATTGTAAAGCTTATCTGTACGACTATTTGCACAACATATTTGTGTGTGAAATGCACCCTGGTGCTGGTTTATTTGTACAACAAAAGCATCATTTTGCTCTAGTATAAATGGGGACATTGCAGAGCTTTTCTATTTAGAGCAAGACttgtttttaattgcattatGTTTACATCAGGCAGTAAAGTAGCGGCCATGGAGATTTATAAAGAGAAATGGGTCTCTTTGCGGGCTTGTGATTTTGCTTTTGTTTGCATTCCCAGAAAACACTCAGTCACTCTGTTTATGCTGATCCATTTGTACCACCCAAATGGCTTAGCTGTATTTAGAGAACACATATcatcattttatttgatcaaaatatgaaTCTCTCTTCGTGGTTTGAGAAGCCTActctttttaaaacacatttggcTTTAAGAAGGCACACTATTTCAGAATCTACTCCCAATGCTACACATCCCAGCCCAGCCACCTGTTATCCCAGGCTTTGAGGTCTCCGCTGGGGTTGTTGGTGTATGGTGGAGATGACAACTCACCTGCTGTGTAGGGCAGATCCAGGGTATGAGAACCCTGAGCGCAGAAAGAGCGTGTGTGTTCTAGCGGGTTACTGCTGGATGCACATACCTGTCCTGACACCGAGGGCGTGTGAAAACCCTAACATTTTAGTTCTGTCCTTTGAACTCAGGTCGTTGGATGCTTTAATGGTTCTTGGAAGATCTAAAGCGTGCATATTACAAAGTTCTAGAGAAAATAAATGTAGTGGTTTTTATGTTATTGTCAAAAGAGATGAAGAGGGAAGTGATCAACAGCTTTGTATTGTTAGTTGGGCTATAAATAACAAGGTTCAACAGTAAGGATGGCCTCGTGGCCTTTGGTCAGTTAACGGAAATGTCACTTGACCTCTCCAGGCCAGTACTGCGCTTACTTATGAACTTTGTTCATCAGTCACGAATATGTGCTTATTTCTGGCAAACATTAaggtttatttgaaaaataatgtatatgtTGTGAGGTTAGTTACAGCTGGCTAACAAAGATGAggtttattaaaactttattataaCTTCTGATAGTATATGAATGTACAGTACTATAAGCAGTCGGTACAACTTCAATGTTTTTTGagagaaatctcttatgctcactagggcatatgatgtgatttcaagttttcctttctctttggagtgtaacaagctcttggtgtataaagaagatctgtaaagttgcaaagacaaaaGCCTCAAATGCAAAGAGATAttctaaaagttaagacttgtccagaCCCTCCTAAAATGTCTCATTCTAAcgtgcccccacatgtctacatcacaatgttgcatatgttcatgcaaagaaagaaggcataacttttattctcactatTGCTGTAGCCGGCACCGtgttgtggagacactgtgtgtttcgttgtgaaagcaaagttactttgttttgccttctaaaagaggacacaactagaaatcagtggttaagttatatttacaacactgttgtattcaacccaaatattcattTTGAGGAGGATGAGGAGTGTCTCCTGGGAAAGTAGCTTATAATGCCGGTGTCTGTTTATATAAAGTAGGGCAGTTACAACAGTCCAATAAAATTAACAATTTCTTATTATTCATTAAATCTATATAAATTCATGAAATAAGTATAAAAAGGGtagattatataattaatattaagtaATCTCTCAAATGCCACTGTTTCCAGAAAAAGTGTATTAATGAATGATTGTCATGGAGTTACATTATACCTTTTTTTGTAATGCAATTAATTCTTGATTCATGCTCAACTTTTGCTAACTTGCAAATGGTATCATAATTCCATTATTGctaatattattattgattatatttgtattaaacattctgggttgtttcaacccaaaaTTGGGACAAATCTAACAAAATGAAACCCAACAGTTGCGTTTGTCCATACTAGTACTAAAAAATGAAATTAGGATGATTCCTGGTTAACGTCCCAATCAGGAATGGAGAATAAAACAGATAAGCGTTACCTTTTGTGTTAGACAGCAATAATACTTTAAACAGTTAGTCTTCAAAATGCAAAGCTGCCCCCTCAGAAGTGTGTTATGCACAtatcctttttgttttaaatagcaGCATGTCTTTGTCTCTGATGTTGGATGGCAGGAGTTTAGCATTCAAGTCTTCGTGGGGTTTTAATGTCTCGTAATGAGCCCTTGTGATGCAGCTCCTCAAGAGAGACCGCTGAAATACAGGTATGTTGGGAATGACCCTGGCCGAGGATAGaaggagaggaagaaagagagatggagagtgATGGCCGGTGGTCTATCTGCCGAGCGTTTGATGTGTCCATGTTTTAGGAGCAGGAATGGGACGACATGCCATGATGGAACAATGGGAGGACAGTGCAGCCATTCAGCAGTCCTGTTCAAACGTGGGGTCACGGGGAGAGGACAGGCACCACCGAGTCTTACTGTCTGACCCGGCTTGGAATGCCGTATTCACAGGataatcacagtgtgtgtgtgtgtgtgtttatttgtgtgggAGAAAGTATGTGAAGCACATCAGGATTTTTCGAGTATGTGCATCTTCAggatctaaaaataaataaatagtctacaatagtttttttttttttttttttttttggaatttatttggtttttttttcttcttttttctactGAGAGTACCTAAAATGCCCAGCTATCccttttcagtgtgtgtgtgtgtgtgtgtgtgcgcgtgtctaCTACTCCTTTGTGACAAAAAGAGAGGTGAATAAAAGAATGGCAACAAT is a genomic window containing:
- the snrpa gene encoding U1 small nuclear ribonucleoprotein A, whose product is MASQEMRLNHTIYINNLNEKIKKDELKKSLYAIFSQFGQILDILVSPTLKMRGQAFVIFKEINSASSALRSMQGFPFYDKPMRIQYSKQDSDIIAKMKGTYVERDRKKEKKKPKAPEAGAGKKASAATAAMAGVPAAMPGMPPMGQNPRMMPMPGQPPYMPPPGMMPPPGMAPGQMPPGAMPPGQMMPGQMPGQMPQQVSENPPNHILFLTNLPEETNELMLSMLFNQFPGFKEVRLVPGRHDIAFVEFDNEVQAGAAREALQGFKITQSNAMKISFAKK